Part of the Candidatus Auribacterota bacterium genome is shown below.
GGCATGAATCTGGCCACGGCGGCGAAGAGAATCTGACCAGGGGCGGGAGGGGAAGTCTCTTTCAGGTATGAAGGGGGAGATAATAGCCGGTGCTCTCGCGTATACAATCCGAAAAATACTTTTTCAGGAGACCCTACTTATCCGTCTCTCTATTGTAGGGGTTCGATTCATCGAACCCGAATCGCGCCGGGCCACGCATTTTGCGCGGCAAGCGTGATACTTGCCCGACTTAGGCGGGAATCACGCCCCTACACTGCAATATATAATCGAGTGCCCGAAGGCTGATCTCCAGTTGATGAATATATCGGGCTAGGGTGAGCGCTGATCCTACACGACCATCCATACGAGCAGCGCAACAATGATCGCGAGCGCCACAAGGACGAAGAAGAATCCCCTCCCGCCATACCTCAATTTTGTGAACACACCGATTCTGTGAGGAAGCGCAGATCCGCAGTAGATGCAGTTGAGGTTCTCACCGGGGGTCTCTCCACGGCACTGGGGACAGATGAGGTAGCCTTCCATAAATTTTAAATACGACCAATATTGAAGGATGACATTATAGAAACCACAGATGAACACGGATAAACACAGATGCGTGTTGTGAAACAGGATGCACGCAGATACACACAGATTAAAATAATATTTCCAGAAACGAGAAACTGGAAACCTATACCTGTTTTTTACATCAGTGTTAATCTGTGTTTATCCGTGGTTATAAGTTAATTTGCGTATTTGGTTGAAGTTAGACCACGCGGGACATTACGAGGGCGCAGATTGTTTTCGCGTCAACGATTCTCCTCCTGGCCAGGAGCCTCGCAATATCTTTCCTTGAGAACACCCGCGGCGTTATTATCTCATCCTGATCCCTTCGAGATCTGACTCGTTCCAACCCCTCGGCCGTGAAGAGGTGGATTCTCTCAGTGGTGTAGCCAGGGGCGGGATAGATATATCCGATCCTCTTCCATACCTTCGCCGTGTAACCGATCTCCTCCACCAGCTCACGCTTGGCGCAGCGGAGCGGCGTTTCATTCCTCTTGAGCGTGCCGGCGGGCAGCTCCCATATGTACGCGTCGATGACCGGACGGTACTGCCGTATGAGGATGACCCTGCTTTTGCGGAGGAGCGGCACGATCAGCACGGCCCCCGGATGGCGCACGACTTCCAGATCCGCGACATATCCGCCCGGGAGCCTTTTTCTCTTGAGGGAGAGCTGGATAAGCTTGCCGCTGTAAATTCTTTTTTGTTTCACATCACGAGGCCTCCGCGCGCACGGCATTCACACGCATTACTGAACCACCGCTGAGGTCTTGGCGAAGGCAATCACATACCTGGTGTCAGCGGTGAGCTGCGACAGGCGCGAGACCGGCGGCAGCTTTCCGGCCTCCACCGCGACGCTATAGAACCAGACTGTGGAGCCTGCCAGCGCCCTGGGAACGGTTCCGGCCGAACGGATTGAGAGTGAATAGGGCGCCTTACGGCCCGGGACATTCTTATATAAGGCTTTTATACCACGTTTGACCGTGCCTTTCGGGAAAATCCTGTAAGTCCCCAGGGAGGTATCGGCGAGAATGTAGAAATCAAACCGGGCGGTGATGCTCTGTGAAAGTGTGACGCCGAGCCTGAACCGTTCACGCACGACCAGAGGTCCTGCCTCGATAGACAGCGTCGGCACCGGCGTGGGAGTGGGCACAGGTGGAGTCGTGGTGGACGTCGGCACCAGTGTCGGCGTGGAGGTGGGAGGACTCGTGGGCGTTCTCGTGGGCGTCACCGTCGGTGGCGGCGTGATGGTCGGGGTTCCGGTTGGCGTGCCGGTAACCGTGGGAGTGGGAGTGCTGGTCGGCGTCGGAGTTACCGTTGGTGTCGGGGTAATCGTTGGTGTCGGCGTGATGGTCGGCGTCTCCGTAGGCGTTCCCGTCGGCGTCCGCGTCGGTGTGACCGTCGGCGTGAGGGTCGGGGTGAAGGTCGGTACGAGGTCGAGGCAGTAGATCGAACTATCCTGCGCGCCGATATAGAGCCTCCTCCCCTCGCCTATCGCGATGGAGCTCGACACGATTTGTCCCCCTATGTAATAATTCCACAGCAGGTCCCCAGAGGGGCCGAGGCCGTACACGCTCCTCCCGTCTTGCGCGCCTATAAAAACCTTCCCGGATGAATCAATGGCAGGGGCGGAGTTGAGGGTCGAAATCGCGCGATAGCTCCATCGCAGTCCGCCCGATGACGACAGCGAGTATATTCTCTGGTACTCGCCTCCGAAATAAATCGCTCCGTCGGAATCGAGCGCCGGGCAGTTGCGCGCCCCCCCGTCAAACGTCCACAGAAGGCCGCCCGACGATGAGAGGGCGTACAGCTTGTTGTCGTTCGAGCCTATGTACGCACTCCCATCGCCCCCCACCGCCGCCGATCCCGCGACCATGTCGCCGGTGCCGTAGCTCCACTCAAGCGACCCGGCCGCGTTGAATGCGTATATGTTCTTATCATACGCGCCGGCGTAGATCCTTGTTCCCGCGTACGCTGACGGAGAGGAGTCCATCCTGTTCGCCATCGCATAGCTCCACCGCAGCACGCCGGCAACGGCCAGGGCGTACAGCCTTTTATCATGGGACCCGGCGTACACGTTGCAATCGCCGTCGAGCATGGGAGAGAGGAACGGGGATGTTCCCTCATAGCTCCATGCCAGTCCGCCGGATTGGGACAGGGAGTAGATGCATCCGACGAGGCCAGCCGTTGTTGCTGCATAGACATTTCCGTTGGAACCGAGGGCCGGGGAGGATACCGTGCGGCCCACGCCCATATAGTAGCTCCAGCCGAGCGCGCCCTCAGACAGGAGCTCATATAACCTGAAATCATCCGATCCGATATAGCACGCATTCAAGGGCCCTATCGCGGCAGATGATTGGATTACGCCGCCGGTGCGGTAGCTCCACCTGAGTCCGGCGAAGCTCGGCCCCTCGAGGTGGCTGAATCCCCTGTGCCACATGTCATAGTGGAACATCGGCCACGGGGCATAGGGGGTGGGCGTCACCGTCGGCGTGATTGTCGGTGTCGGCGTGGGGGTGACCGTCGGGGTATCGGTTGGTGTGCCGGTATCCGTAGGCGTGGGAGTTATCGTTACTGTCGGCGTGATCGTCGGCGTCGGGGTTATTGTTGGCGTATCGGTGATCGTCGGCGGCGGCGTGATCGTCGGAGTATCGGTGGGGGTGGGCGTGGGGCCGGTGGGAGTCGGGGCCGGTGTGCCTCCGAAGATATACAGTCTATTATCATCAGATCCCACATAGACACGTCCATCTGATCCCAGTGATGGAGAAGAGTACACCGTGTTTCCAGTGAAATAACTCCATATAAGATTCCCTGCTGACGTAACTACATAGAAATTGTTATCGTTAGAGCCAAGATATATCTGCCCGTCAGAAGCGAGGGCGGCAGAAGATTCCACACTGCCCACCGTTGCGTAACTCCATGCGAAACTCCCTATTGAACTAATGTGATACAAGCTATTGTCATTGGATCCAACATATAAGCCCCCGTCTGATCCGAGCGCGGGAGAAGAGGTCACCAGACCTCCAGTTCCATAGCTCCACATAAATGCACCTGAAGAACCGAGGGCATATAAATTGTTGTCCCACGA
Proteins encoded:
- a CDS encoding PQQ-binding-like beta-propeller repeat protein, whose translation is MKRLAVSCGCIAVAVFISGAVVAQVAGDWPMFRYNPAHTAQSPFLGASTVALVWSYEGGGEVSSSPAIGSDGRLHVGSNDDNLYVINSTGSLFWSYASDGWIRSCPAIDFDGRAYVGSNDKNLYAFNSSGTLCWSYLTWNTVSSSPAIGSAGMVYIASLDNNLYAFHSTGTMLWSYGTGNWISSSPAVDSEGQAYIGSYDNNMYAIASLGTFIWSYLTGGDIYSSPCVRSDREVYVGSWDNNLYALGSSGAFMWSYGTGGLVTSSPALGSDGGLYVGSNDNSLYHISSIGSFAWSYATVGSVESSAALASDGQIYLGSNDNNFYVVTSAGNLIWSYFTGNTVYSSPSLGSDGRVYVGSDDNRLYIFGGTPAPTPTGPTPTPTDTPTITPPPTITDTPTITPTPTITPTVTITPTPTDTGTPTDTPTVTPTPTPTITPTVTPTPYAPWPMFHYDMWHRGFSHLEGPSFAGLRWSYRTGGVIQSSAAIGPLNACYIGSDDFRLYELLSEGALGWSYYMGVGRTVSSPALGSNGNVYAATTAGLVGCIYSLSQSGGLAWSYEGTSPFLSPMLDGDCNVYAGSHDKRLYALAVAGVLRWSYAMANRMDSSPSAYAGTRIYAGAYDKNIYAFNAAGSLEWSYGTGDMVAGSAAVGGDGSAYIGSNDNKLYALSSSGGLLWTFDGGARNCPALDSDGAIYFGGEYQRIYSLSSSGGLRWSYRAISTLNSAPAIDSSGKVFIGAQDGRSVYGLGPSGDLLWNYYIGGQIVSSSIAIGEGRRLYIGAQDSSIYCLDLVPTFTPTLTPTVTPTRTPTGTPTETPTITPTPTITPTPTVTPTPTSTPTPTVTGTPTGTPTITPPPTVTPTRTPTSPPTSTPTLVPTSTTTPPVPTPTPVPTLSIEAGPLVVRERFRLGVTLSQSITARFDFYILADTSLGTYRIFPKGTVKRGIKALYKNVPGRKAPYSLSIRSAGTVPRALAGSTVWFYSVAVEAGKLPPVSRLSQLTADTRYVIAFAKTSAVVQ
- a CDS encoding NUDIX hydrolase, with translation MKQKRIYSGKLIQLSLKRKRLPGGYVADLEVVRHPGAVLIVPLLRKSRVILIRQYRPVIDAYIWELPAGTLKRNETPLRCAKRELVEEIGYTAKVWKRIGYIYPAPGYTTERIHLFTAEGLERVRSRRDQDEIITPRVFSRKDIARLLARRRIVDAKTICALVMSRVV